The Actinoplanes sp. N902-109 genomic interval CTGACCTTCGCGGCCCGGCGTCACTTCCCGACGCGACCCAACCCCTCCGCACGGCCTCGACCCTTCCGCTGCAGCCTTGCCCCCTCGCCGCAGCGTTCGTTTCTTGGCGCAGCCCCAACCCCATCGCCTCCCGGCGCGACCTCGCCCCGCTTCGAGGCGGCATTCGTTCCGTGGCGCGGCCCCACTGCGTTCATTTCCCGGCCTTGTTCTGCCCGGGTGCTCGTTTTCCGACGCGCGTGCCTCATCCGCGCGGCATGCCGTCACCACGAAATCGCACCCATCTGTCGGGGTGTTGCCTTCCTGACGCGGACTCGCCCTCCCGGCGCGGCGTGCCTTGCTTGATGAGGACCGCGCCCTTGCCGCGGGGGCACCCCTCTGACCCGTGACGCTTGCTCCCGCGCTCTTGCCGAGACACCGCCCGCCCCGGTGCGACCTCTTCCTGCGACACGGCAGCGCCGATACGGCCGCCCTCCCCCGACCAAAGCGGCGCCCAGATGCAGTGCCGTGCCTCAGCATCCGCCGACCGCAGCAACCACCCGACAGCCACGCGGACTCTGATCCGGCCGGTATGCCGCACCGGACGCCGTACGATGTCCGTGGTCGGTGAGCGCCGTGCCGTATTCGCCGGTCTTGGACGCTGATTCGTGCTCCGACGCGCCGGCTAGCGACGCGCCGAGCCCCGATTCCCGAGCGATGCGCCGAGCCCCGGTCCGTCAGCGATCTGAGCGATACGCCCACTCGTGCATCATGTGCGTCGTAGTACAGCATCATCGGACGATTCCGACGCCGGCCGAGCTTCGACGGATCCGCCCTTGCGACCGTTTCCGCAGCGGCCTTCGACGATGCGCCCCGCCACCGTGTGGAAGGCGGACCCAGCGGCAGGCCCGTCCCGACAGAACGGCTTGGTGAAAGCGTCGAAGACGGGGGTATCCCGGGCGGAGCGGACCGGGCCCCGCGAACGAACCTACGGCGCCCGGGCAAACGGGTGGTTGGGGCGGCGGGGCGTTTGCTGCAGTGCAAGGATCAACGCATACTTGCGGGGTCCCGCAGCACCGTTACGCTGCGTGAGTGGCTGTGGGGGGTGCGGGTGGGCGAGGCCGACCTCGGGTGGGCGGGAACGCTGCACCGCTTGTGGAGCGCCGTCGCGAGGATCACCGCGCGCGACGACTTGGCCGAGCTTATTCTGCCGCCGCTGCTCGGGGAGCCGGGTGTGCTGGGGGTGTGGGGTCTGCGGCACGATCCGCGGGGGCACGTCTCGGCGTACCGATGGGCAGGGTTGCCGTTGGAAACCGCCGACCAGGCGGTCGCTGAGGAGCTGGCCGCTGGCGGGGCTCTGCCCGGGAGCCTGCTGCGGCGGGGGGTGCGGCATGTGGTCGTGGCGCGGTTCACGCCGCCCGACGATGCCGCGGCCACCATGATGGCGCTGACCGATGACACCGCCGACCTGGCCCGGGTGCTGACCTGTCTCGACCAGGTCGCTGACGTCACTCATGACGCGGTGCTGCGGATCAAGATCCGTCAGGCCGCCGAGGCTCAGCAGCTGCGTGACGCTCTGCTGGCCGAGGCTTCGTTGCAGATGGACGCCGTCCTCGACACCACGCAGACCTTGCAGCGGGTGGCTCGCATGGCGGTGCCGGCCATCGCCGAGGGGTGCCTGGTGTATGCCTGCGAGGACGATCAGCTGAGCCTGCGCAGCGGGGTGCACGTCGACATGCGCAGGCTCAGAGCCGCGCTGGACGACGCCGGGACGGCCGATTGCCTGGAGGCGCTGGCGCAGCGGGCGGTCAACGGCAAGGCCAGACGGGTGCATGCCGAGGCGCCTTTCGGGGCCGGGACGCGAACCATCCATCCCGAGGTGCTGCGGGCGCGTGGGCGGGTGCTGGGTGTGCTGGTGTTCCTGTTCGACCGGGGCGACGAACGCATCCCCGGCCCGGATTTCCTGCGGGACCTGGCGTACCGGGCAGCGCTGGCGATCGACAACGGCGAGTTGTACGAGCAGCGCCGCCGGGATGTCGTGACGATGCAGCAGCACCTGTTGCCGGCCCGGTTGCCGGTGGCCGAGGGGTTGCTGATGGCCGCGAAGTACGCGGTCGGTGATCGGGTGACCGAGGTGGGCGGGGATTTCTACGACGTGGTGGCGCGCACGGACGGCACGGTCGCGGCGCTGATCGGGGATGTCTGCGGGCGCGGGCCGGAAGCGGCGGCGCTGACCGGGATGGCCCGGCACACCCTGGGCACGCTGCTGCAGGAGGGTGTCTCCCCGGACCGCGCGCTGGGCCGGCTCAACAGCGGGCTGCGGCGCGACGGCTCGTGGCGGTTCGTGACCACCGGGATCGCCATGCTGCGCCTGGACGCGGGTGGGGTCGGGGTGCGCTGGTTCTCGGCCGGGCATCCCGCGCCGATCGTGCTGCGCCGGGAGCGTCCGGCGCGGCCCGGCCGCGGGGGCGGTGTCCCGCTCGGCGTGGTCGCAGACCCCGTGATCGGCCGGTCCCGGTTGCACCTGGCGCCCGGCGACACGCTGCTGATGTTCACCGACGGGCTGTCCGAGAGCCGCGACGGCGACGGTGTCATGTTCGAGGAGCAGGCGCTGTGGGCGGCGCTGGACAAGCTGCGCGACGCCCCGGTCGACGAGCTGGTGCACGAGCTGAGCCGGACCTCTGCCGCGTTCGGTGGCGGCGGCAGCGACGACATCGCGGTGCTGGCTATCCGCGCGGAGGAGCGCAATGATCGATCCTGACCTGGTGCTGGTGGTCGAGGACTCGGACGAGGACGTGGAGGCGATCAGCCGGGCCATCGGCCGCTCGCACCCGCAGGTCCGGCTGGAGTTCCTGCGCTCGGGCGCCGAGGTGCGGTCGCGGCTCACCGCGCCCGGGGCGACCCTGCCCGGCCTGATGCTGCTGGACCTCAACATGCCCGGCGAGGGCGGGCTCGACGTCATCAAGCAGGTGCGCGCCGAGCCGGGCCTGCCGGCGCTGATTCTCGTCGTGTTCACGTCGTCGGAGGCGCAGGCCGAGGCGGACGCCTGCTATGCCGCCGGCGCGGACAGCTACATCTACAAGCCGGTCAACTTCGCTCTGTTCCGTACGGTGCTCCAGCAGACCCTGGATTACTGGCGCTCACGCCTCTGAGGCCGGGAACGTGGCCCACATCGTGGTGCCGCCGCCCGGTGTCTCGTCGGCCCACGCCCGGCCGCCGTGCCGTTCGACGATGCGCCGCACGATGGCCAGCCCCGCGCCCGACCCGTCGCGGGGCGCCGCCGCCGGATGCAGCCGCCGGAACAACTGGAATGCCTCCTCGCGCAGGTGTGGGGGCATGCCGACCCCGTTGTCCCGGACGAAGAGGACGGAGTCGGCGGTCGCACCCACCGCGACCCGCGGCGACCCGTCCGGGCTGGCGTACTTGGCCGCGTTGACCAGCAGGTTGACCAGTACCTCGTCGAACAGCACGGGGTCCGCGCTGATCGTCTGCGCGGGGTCGGGCAGCTCGATGTCCACCCCGGCGGATTCCAGCCGCGGCCCGGCCACCTCGAGCGCGTGCAGCACGGCGTCGCGGAGGTTGAGCCGTTCGCGGCGCAGTTCGGTGCGCCCCAGCCGGGAGTAGTACAGCAACGTGTTGAGCAACTCGTCCATCCGGGTGGCCAGCCGCTGGATGGAGCCGAGCCGGCGCGCGGTGAGCGGGTCGAGGTCGTCGGCGGCGTCCTCGGCGATGAACGTGGCGGTGTTGGCGATGCCCCGCAGCGGCTCCTTGAGGTCGTGCGCGGCGGCGTGCGCGAACGAGTCCAGGTCCACGTTGCTGCGGCTCAGCTCGGTGTTGAGCGCCACCATCGCGCGGGCGTGCACCACCGCGATCTCCAGGATCCCGCGGCTCAGCTCGGCCACCATGGCCAGGTCGGTCGGGGTCCACGGCAGGCTGCGGCCGCGCACGGTGGCCAGGAACACCGCGGTCGACCCGCGCGGGGTCAGCCGTTTACCGTGCGGGCCGAGCACGACGGGAGTGTCCGGATCGGCCGCCCACCGCCGGTTGGAGGTGCGTTCCCGGCGTAGCCACATGATGGTGTCCCCGGTGCCGGTCAACCGGGCCACCAGCGCCCCGGCCAGCTCCGGCGTGCCGCTCGCCAGCTCGTCGCTGTGCCACAGCTCGCCGGCCCGCATCGGCGGCAGCGCCGCCCTCAGTGCGGCGAGGGCTTCCGGGCCCGGGTCGGCGCCGTGCACCACCACCCTCCCGTCCATCTGTACGGCCACCGCGTCGCAGTCCACCACCCGCTCCAACCCGGCCGGCCCGGCGGACCACCCGGTCGGCAGATCCGCGGCCACCCGCTCCATCAGCCGGGCGATCACCGTCCGGGATTCCTCCCGCGCGGCCGTGTCGTCGCGTTCCCGCAGCGCCGCCAGGTGCAGCGACAACGCGACCCCGAAGAACTCGCAGGCCGCGCGCAGGTGCGGGGCCAGCGGCTTGACGTCGCGGCCGTGGCAGGCGATCAGGCCCCACAACCGCCCGTTGGCCAGCAGCGACACCGACATCGACGAGGTGACCCCGATGTTGCGCAGGTATTCCAGGTGGAACGGCGACACCGTGCGCAGCACCGACAACGACAGGTCCAGTGGCTCACCGGTCTCGGGCTGCAGGGTGGCGGTGGCGTCGTCGACGTCGGCGATGACCCGGATCCAGTTGCGCTCGTAGAGCCGACGGGCCTGCGGCGGGATGTCGGTGGCCGGGAACCACAGCCCGAGCCACGGCTCCCACTGCGGGATGACTTCTTCGGCGATGACCTCGCCGGGGCCCTCGAACGACTCGAAGCGGTAGGCGACCACCCGGTCGTAACCGGTGATGGCCCGGATCTCACGCACGGCGGCCTGACACGCCTCGGCGACGGTGCCGGCCCGCTGCAGCCGCACCAGCGCCTGCCGGATCGGCGCGTAGAAGGCCGCGAACTCGTTGACCGCCGGCCCGGCCGGCTCGAACTCGAGCACCAGCAAGCCCTCGGACCGGTGCACGGTCACGTCGAACCGCCGCGCCCGGTCCGGCGCCGGCGCGGTCGCCGCGGGGCCGACCGGCGCGGTGGGCTGCAGCTCGACGGGCATCATCGCGGTCTGGCCGGTGTCGGCGTCGGCCAGGGCGATCAGCGTTGCGAGCTGCTCGGCGGTCAGCAGGCAGCCGACCGGACGGTCGAGCAGCGGGCCGACCCCCAGCATCACCTCGGCGTTGGCACTGACCACCGCGATCCGGTCATTGTCGAGGGCGACCAGCGAGCCGTACGACTGCACGCCGCCGAGGCGGTGGATCGGCTCGCGCACGCACGCCGTGAGGTCGAACGTGGTGCCGGTCTCCAGCTCGGCCGCGGCGGCCCGGGCGTCATCTGTCACCCGCCGACGGTATCCGGTGATCACGGCCGGCCCCGCAGCAAGGCGAAACTGCGGGACCGGTGGTCGGTGATCAGTCCTTGAGCGTGGTCACCTTCTTCGGCGGCTTGAGCTTCTCGATCTCGGGCTTGGCGAGGCCGGTCTTCCTGGCCACCCCGACCCCGGCGCCGGACGGGAACTGCGCGACGATCGGGAAGTCGACGTCCGTGGCGGCGCTGGGCCACGCGATGCCGAAGCTGGCGCCGGACGGCACGGTGTAGCTGAACCCGGTCGGGTCGCCGCCGGCCAGGGTGTCGGTGCTCTCCGGGTCGGAGATCTCGGTCCAGGCGCCCCACTGGCCGGTGCCCGCGCCGGTTTCGGCCGCGGCGTAGACCTTGCCCGCGCTGTCCCGGGTGGCGATCACCACGCGGCTGGTCGCCGGGTCGACGACGGCCGCCGGGGTACCCACCGCGGTCAGGCCGGTCAGCTCGCCGAACGCCGCGCCGAACGAGCCGTCCGCGTTGATGACCTTGGTCAGGACCCGGCCGTCGGTGTGCCGCACCACCACGAGCGAGCGGAAGCCGGACAGCCCCACGGCGTTCAGGTTGGCGAACGACGTGCCGAACCGCACCCAGTCGGAGAGCTGGCCGTTCTCGAACGCCGCCGTCAGGACCGCGCCGGTGGTGTCGAGCGCGAAGACCCGGGCACCGCTCTGCGTACGGACCACCGACGGCGTGCCGGTCAGCCCGGTGCCACCGAGGTTGCGCCAGGCACCGTACGGGGCCTGCGGGTTGTTGACGGCCTGCGGTGCATACCAGAGCTGGCCGCTGATGACGGCCCAGGTGGCCAGGGACCCGTTGGCGGCCAGCGGGCCGAGCACCGGCTGACCCGCGAACGCCCCGCCGATGTCGGCCAGGTAGTCGAACTCGCCGGTGCCCTTGGTCAGCTCGTTGGCGAGGGCGGTGTCACCGGCGGCCGCGTCGTGCCCGAGCACCTGCACCCGGCCGTCCTGCAGCTTGGCGAGCTGGGCGCGACCGGTGTAGCCGAAGTTGGCGGTCTGCACGTACGTCGGGTCGGGCGGGCTGGGGTTGGTGCTCGCCGGGTCGGGGTCGAAGTCGGTCAGCACGGTGAGCTGGTTGTCGGCGCTGATCCAGCTGTACGACAGCGGCGCGGTGGCTCCGCTGGTCGGCGCCGCGCCCTGCACCACCGCGACCGGCTGCTTGCGGGTGAACGCGCGGGCGACCGGCGTGGCCGACGTCGTGGGCGGCTGGTAGAACTGCTCGTTCGTCTTGGTGGGTGACGTCGAGCAGGTGTATTGGATCAGCTGGATGTTGTCGGCCGTGTTGTTGCTGGGCAGGTTGAGGCACTTGCCGCTGTGCTTGGCGATCAGCCGGAACGTCGGGCGGTCGGGCACCTCGTCGACGAACCACAGGTTGTTGCCGCCGGTGGCGCTGCAGGTGTACTGGATGATGAGCGCGCTGTCGGCGGTCGAGTTGTTGGGGACGTTGAGGCACTTGCCCGAGCTGACCGCCTGGACCCAGTAGAAGCCGTCGCCCTGCGGCACCAGCTTGAACTTGTCGTTGGTGGCGGTGGCCGAGGTCGAGCAGGTGTACTGCACGACCTTGGCGCTGTTGTCGGCGCTGTTGTTGGCGATGTTCAGACACTTGTTGCTGTGCCCGATCTTGACGAAGCTGCCGGCGGCCGGCGTGGTGACGGCCTGGGCGGCAGCCGCGGGCACCAGCGCCGCGGCCGTGGCAGCAACAGCAAGACCAGCCAAAGTGGACCTTTGTCGCATGGAACTCCCCCGAGTCGGATGCCGCCAGGACGAGGCCGCATCGAAGTACGTCAGAACCTCCCACCATCGTGCACAGCTCCGCAACCCCGCCTGTGGACAACGAAAATCGGTCGTGCGGCCGGCCGGAACCCGCGATGATCGGCTCATGCAGCGCCGCCACACCGTGATGATGCGCCCCCTCGCGGGGCTGTCCGGCGTGCGCTAGTTCACCCGATCGCCATCCCCGCTTCGTGCGGGGAAGCCGTACGGGCGGGCGAGGAGGAACCATGACCTTCTACGTCACCACCGCCATCCCGTACGTCAACGCGGCCCCGCATCTCGGCCACGCCCTCGAACTCGTGCAGGCCGACGTGCTCGCCCGGCACCGGCGGCTGCGCGGCGAACCGGTGCGTTTCCTGACCGGCACCGACGACAACGCGCAGAAGAACGTCTCAGCGGCCCGGGACGCGGGGGTGCCGGTCGCCGATTTCGTCCGGGCCAACGGCGACCGTTTCGCCGCGCTGCGCGAGCCGCTCGAGCTTTCCTTCGACGATTTCATCCGTACGGCCGAACCCCGCCACCGCACCGGCGTCACCGCCCTCTGGCACCGCAGCGAACACGACTTCTACCGCCGCACGTACGAGGGTCTGTACTGCCCCGGCTGTGAGCAGTTCACCGATTCCTGCACCGAGCACCGGGGGCCGCTGGAGCTCGTACGGGAGGAGAACTGGTTCTTCCGGTTGAGCCGTTACGAGCAACCGATCCGGGAGATCCTGGAATCCGGCCGGGTGCGGGTCGAGCCCGCCGCGCGGCGTAACGAGGTGCTGGCTTTCGTCCGTTCCGGACTGGCCGACATCAGCGTTTCCCGGCAGGCACGAGGCTGGGGCATCCCGGTGCCGGGCGACCCCGGTCAGGTGATCTACGTGTGGTGGGACGCGCTGGCCAATTATGTGACCGCGCTGGCGGGTGCCGACCAGCAACGGTGGTGGACCGGGTCGGACGAGCGCGTGCACGTCATCGGCAAGGGCATCGTGCGGTTCCACGCTGTTTACTGGCTGGCGCTGCTGCTGTCCGCCGGCGAGACGCTGCCGACGACCATTCTCGTGCACGACTATCTGACGGCCGGCGGGGCGAAGATCTCCAAGAGCGCCGGCACCGCGGTCGACCCGATCGGGCTGATCGACGGGTACGGCGCCAATGCGTTGCGCTGGTGGCTGCTGAGCGAGGTGGCCCCGCTGGGTGACACGGATTTCACCGTCGACCGGCTGATCGCCCGGCACGACCGCGATCTCGCCAACGGCATCGGCAATCTGGTCAACCGGGTGCTGAAACTGGCCCCGGACGAACCCGGCGAGTATTCCGGCGACCTGCCCGCCCGGATCGACCGGGCGCTGGCCACCGGCGATTTCCGCGCGGCCTCCTCGGCGATCGCCGAGGAGGTCGACCGCGGCAACCGGCTGGTCGAGGCCGAACGCCCGTGGCAGCTCGACGGGACCCGGCGCACCGAGGTCCTCGCCGAGTTGCTTGCCCGGTGTCAGGTGGTGGCCCGGGAATTGCAGCCGTTCCTGCCGTCCGCCGCCACCGAGCTGACCGCGCAACTGGCCGGACAGGCCGGCCGCAAACCCGTTTTCACCCGGCTGCGGCCACGTCGTTGACGCAGCGCAGCACCGGGCGGGTGGTGAGGGCGGCCGGGTCCAGTGCGGCCGCCCCGCTGATCCGGAACGTCACCGACTCGCCGGGCAGCAACGTCACCCCGGCCTCGTCGACCTCGGCTGCGGGATCGAGGCGATCGGCGTACAGGGTCAGGTCCCGCAGCACGGTCCGGGCCGTCACGGTCACGTGGGTCTCGCCGCCGGCAACCTCCACCGAGGTGTCGTATCGGGGCGCCGGCCAGGCGATGTCCTTGTCCTCCCAGGTGAAGAAGAACGACCGCTGACCGTCGGCCTCGGCCACCACCATGTCGGCATCGCATTCCGGGAGCGGCACCGTCGTCGCGGAGCCCGGCGCCACTGTTTCCGTGATGGCCCGCTGGAATTGCGTCACGCCGTCGATGGTGCGCCAGGACACGGTCGCCACCACGTCCCAAGGCTCACCCGAATCGTTGACGGCGACCAGCGATTGCGGTTGCAGCGTCAGCAGTCGCGGGGCGAAGGACCGGCGCAGGGCGTACCAGAGCGGCTTCTTGCGGCCGTCGCCGTCGACCGCCGCCCACGACGTGACCGGCCAGCAATCGTTGAGCTGCCACATGATCGCGCCCATGCAGTACGGCCGCAGCGCCCGGAAATGCTCGATGCCCAGCGACAGCGCCCGCGCCTGATTGAGTTGCGTCAGGTAATGCCAGTCGTCGAAGTCGCGGGGCACCGGCAGATGCGCGTCGAGACCCCGTTGCAGTTTGCCGTCGCCGTCGATCGCTTTCTGATGCGCCCGCATCCCGGGTGAGTCGGGGGCCAGCGGCTCGTCCGACAAGGCCCGGCGCAGCGTGGCGAAGGCCGGGGGTGCCTGGTAACCGAACTCCGCCACGAACCGCGGCCGGTATTGGCGGTACTTGGTGTAGTCGTCGGTGTTCCAGACGTCCCAGATGTGCATGGTGCCGTACCCGGGATCGTTGGGGTGCAGTGCCGCGGAGCCCGACCAGGGACTGCCGGGCCAGTAGAACCGGCTCGGGTCCTCCTCGGCGACGATCTGCGGCAGCACCTCGAAATAGAAACCGGCGCCCCAGGACCGGTCGCCCAGATCGGCTGTCCAGCCCCAGTCGGCGTGGCCCCAGATGTTCTCGTTGTTGCCGGTCCACATCATCAGGCTCGGGTGCGAGGCGAGGCGCACCACGTTCTCCCGCGCCTCCCCGGCCACCTCGCCGGCGAACGGCTCTTCTTCCGGATACGCCGCACAGGCGAACAGGAAGTCCTGCCCCACCATCAGGCCGAGTTCGTCGGCGAGGCCATAGAAATCCTCGGACTCGTACCGGCCGCCGCCCCACACCCGCAGATAGTTGACGTTGGCGTCGATGGCCTGCTGGAACCGTTGCCGCAGCCGCTGCGGGGTGACCCGGTCGGCGAACACGTCGTCCGGGATCCAGTTGACGCCCTTGACGAACACCGGGACCTCGTTGACCCGAACGGTGAAACCGCCGTCCGTGGTGTCCACCCGGACATCCCGGAAGCCGACTCTGCGGTGCCACGAATCGAGTCCGTCGCCCAGGGTCACGCCGAGGTCGTAGAGCGGCTGATCGCCGTATCCGCGCGGCCACCACAACCGCGGGTCGTCGATCTCCAGGGCCAGTTCCGCCTCGTCGCTGTCGGCCGTGACGGTGGTCGTCCGGCCGGCGATGGTGGCGGTGAGGGTGAGCGGGCCGGGGGCGGTGCGGTCCAGCCGTACGCGAAGCCGCACCAGACCCTTGCCACCCACCACCGTGACCTGCGGACGGACCTCGGCGATCCGGGCCACCGACCAGGTGTGCAGCCCGATGGGCTGCCAGATGCCCGCGGTGACCAGCGTGGGCCCCCAGTCCCAGCCGAAGTTGCAGGCGGTCTTGCGGATGAAGTTGAACGGCTCGGGATAGGCGTTGGGCCGGTCCCCCAGCCGTTTCTGCTGCGCCTCGGCATAGGTGTAGGCGGATTCGAACCGGATGCGCAGATCGTTGTCGCCGTCCCGCAACGCCTCCCGGGCATCGAAGCGGTATCCGCGGTGCATGTTGGCCGTGCGGCCCAGTTCCACGCCGTTGAGCGTCACCGTGGCGACGGTGTCGAGACCGGCGCAGACCAGATCGGCGCGCCCGGCACCGTCCGGCTCGTACCGGAAGGTCG includes:
- a CDS encoding PP2C family protein-serine/threonine phosphatase; its protein translation is MGEADLGWAGTLHRLWSAVARITARDDLAELILPPLLGEPGVLGVWGLRHDPRGHVSAYRWAGLPLETADQAVAEELAAGGALPGSLLRRGVRHVVVARFTPPDDAAATMMALTDDTADLARVLTCLDQVADVTHDAVLRIKIRQAAEAQQLRDALLAEASLQMDAVLDTTQTLQRVARMAVPAIAEGCLVYACEDDQLSLRSGVHVDMRRLRAALDDAGTADCLEALAQRAVNGKARRVHAEAPFGAGTRTIHPEVLRARGRVLGVLVFLFDRGDERIPGPDFLRDLAYRAALAIDNGELYEQRRRDVVTMQQHLLPARLPVAEGLLMAAKYAVGDRVTEVGGDFYDVVARTDGTVAALIGDVCGRGPEAAALTGMARHTLGTLLQEGVSPDRALGRLNSGLRRDGSWRFVTTGIAMLRLDAGGVGVRWFSAGHPAPIVLRRERPARPGRGGGVPLGVVADPVIGRSRLHLAPGDTLLMFTDGLSESRDGDGVMFEEQALWAALDKLRDAPVDELVHELSRTSAAFGGGGSDDIAVLAIRAEERNDRS
- a CDS encoding response regulator; translated protein: MIDPDLVLVVEDSDEDVEAISRAIGRSHPQVRLEFLRSGAEVRSRLTAPGATLPGLMLLDLNMPGEGGLDVIKQVRAEPGLPALILVVFTSSEAQAEADACYAAGADSYIYKPVNFALFRTVLQQTLDYWRSRL
- a CDS encoding ATP-binding protein, producing the protein MTDDARAAAAELETGTTFDLTACVREPIHRLGGVQSYGSLVALDNDRIAVVSANAEVMLGVGPLLDRPVGCLLTAEQLATLIALADADTGQTAMMPVELQPTAPVGPAATAPAPDRARRFDVTVHRSEGLLVLEFEPAGPAVNEFAAFYAPIRQALVRLQRAGTVAEACQAAVREIRAITGYDRVVAYRFESFEGPGEVIAEEVIPQWEPWLGLWFPATDIPPQARRLYERNWIRVIADVDDATATLQPETGEPLDLSLSVLRTVSPFHLEYLRNIGVTSSMSVSLLANGRLWGLIACHGRDVKPLAPHLRAACEFFGVALSLHLAALRERDDTAAREESRTVIARLMERVAADLPTGWSAGPAGLERVVDCDAVAVQMDGRVVVHGADPGPEALAALRAALPPMRAGELWHSDELASGTPELAGALVARLTGTGDTIMWLRRERTSNRRWAADPDTPVVLGPHGKRLTPRGSTAVFLATVRGRSLPWTPTDLAMVAELSRGILEIAVVHARAMVALNTELSRSNVDLDSFAHAAAHDLKEPLRGIANTATFIAEDAADDLDPLTARRLGSIQRLATRMDELLNTLLYYSRLGRTELRRERLNLRDAVLHALEVAGPRLESAGVDIELPDPAQTISADPVLFDEVLVNLLVNAAKYASPDGSPRVAVGATADSVLFVRDNGVGMPPHLREEAFQLFRRLHPAAAPRDGSGAGLAIVRRIVERHGGRAWADETPGGGTTMWATFPASEA
- a CDS encoding RICIN domain-containing protein: MAGLAVAATAAALVPAAAAQAVTTPAAGSFVKIGHSNKCLNIANNSADNSAKVVQYTCSTSATATNDKFKLVPQGDGFYWVQAVSSGKCLNVPNNSTADSALIIQYTCSATGGNNLWFVDEVPDRPTFRLIAKHSGKCLNLPSNNTADNIQLIQYTCSTSPTKTNEQFYQPPTTSATPVARAFTRKQPVAVVQGAAPTSGATAPLSYSWISADNQLTVLTDFDPDPASTNPSPPDPTYVQTANFGYTGRAQLAKLQDGRVQVLGHDAAAGDTALANELTKGTGEFDYLADIGGAFAGQPVLGPLAANGSLATWAVISGQLWYAPQAVNNPQAPYGAWRNLGGTGLTGTPSVVRTQSGARVFALDTTGAVLTAAFENGQLSDWVRFGTSFANLNAVGLSGFRSLVVVRHTDGRVLTKVINADGSFGAAFGELTGLTAVGTPAAVVDPATSRVVIATRDSAGKVYAAAETGAGTGQWGAWTEISDPESTDTLAGGDPTGFSYTVPSGASFGIAWPSAATDVDFPIVAQFPSGAGVGVARKTGLAKPEIEKLKPPKKVTTLKD
- a CDS encoding methionine--tRNA ligase; its protein translation is MTFYVTTAIPYVNAAPHLGHALELVQADVLARHRRLRGEPVRFLTGTDDNAQKNVSAARDAGVPVADFVRANGDRFAALREPLELSFDDFIRTAEPRHRTGVTALWHRSEHDFYRRTYEGLYCPGCEQFTDSCTEHRGPLELVREENWFFRLSRYEQPIREILESGRVRVEPAARRNEVLAFVRSGLADISVSRQARGWGIPVPGDPGQVIYVWWDALANYVTALAGADQQRWWTGSDERVHVIGKGIVRFHAVYWLALLLSAGETLPTTILVHDYLTAGGAKISKSAGTAVDPIGLIDGYGANALRWWLLSEVAPLGDTDFTVDRLIARHDRDLANGIGNLVNRVLKLAPDEPGEYSGDLPARIDRALATGDFRAASSAIAEEVDRGNRLVEAERPWQLDGTRRTEVLAELLARCQVVARELQPFLPSAATELTAQLAGQAGRKPVFTRLRPRR
- a CDS encoding glycoside hydrolase family 2 protein — translated: MLSYRELHEGWTVSGGDVSGVAATVPGCVHTDLLGAGLIADPYLDENEKKLAWIGRTDWEYATTFRYEPDGAGRADLVCAGLDTVATVTLNGVELGRTANMHRGYRFDAREALRDGDNDLRIRFESAYTYAEAQQKRLGDRPNAYPEPFNFIRKTACNFGWDWGPTLVTAGIWQPIGLHTWSVARIAEVRPQVTVVGGKGLVRLRVRLDRTAPGPLTLTATIAGRTTTVTADSDEAELALEIDDPRLWWPRGYGDQPLYDLGVTLGDGLDSWHRRVGFRDVRVDTTDGGFTVRVNEVPVFVKGVNWIPDDVFADRVTPQRLRQRFQQAIDANVNYLRVWGGGRYESEDFYGLADELGLMVGQDFLFACAAYPEEEPFAGEVAGEARENVVRLASHPSLMMWTGNNENIWGHADWGWTADLGDRSWGAGFYFEVLPQIVAEEDPSRFYWPGSPWSGSAALHPNDPGYGTMHIWDVWNTDDYTKYRQYRPRFVAEFGYQAPPAFATLRRALSDEPLAPDSPGMRAHQKAIDGDGKLQRGLDAHLPVPRDFDDWHYLTQLNQARALSLGIEHFRALRPYCMGAIMWQLNDCWPVTSWAAVDGDGRKKPLWYALRRSFAPRLLTLQPQSLVAVNDSGEPWDVVATVSWRTIDGVTQFQRAITETVAPGSATTVPLPECDADMVVAEADGQRSFFFTWEDKDIAWPAPRYDTSVEVAGGETHVTVTARTVLRDLTLYADRLDPAAEVDEAGVTLLPGESVTFRISGAAALDPAALTTRPVLRCVNDVAAAG